AAACCGGtattatctatatatatatatatatatatatatatatatatatatatatatatatatatatatatatatatatataaattccTTTGTCCTGAATGGCGGATCACAGCCCAAACCTGAGTCATCAAGAGCAACAAGTTCCATAAGGGTTTGCCGGAATGTGATAATCTTTATAAAAGTACGCATAAATGACACTACGTTTCTACAAGAATTATAAGCCACttgtaaaattatacaaaacagCTTTGCAATCCAAGCTTTTAAAATATACGACTCGATACACTTTTACAGCTTCAggagtaattaaattatactttaaCGTATTTTAAGCAGCTGCAGgctgtttaaagtatttattttacagcttTAACCAGAAGTCTGTTTATTGGTTTCAAAATAGACCACAAGTAGTGTAAAAGCTTGATAAAAGATGCCTTCACCAGCTTTAAGCGTTAGAACACCGCTGGGCCGTACCGTTAACCAGCTGCCGttataaaagaatatttttcagCCATTCAACagcaaaaaacgttataaaacacTAACTATGAACTCGTATGCAGTCCACAgcttaattacgtattttacaTGTACCTTTTACCAACCATTGATTAACTAACTTATTTCAAAGTTTCATAGCAGCCTATGGAAGCTAAAAAAACCATTAAACATCTTATATAACACTTTTACACTTAAATAAGAGGCAGGTTCGACATTTAATCAGCCAGTGTGCTACCTGggatttgtaacgataattatgtttgatattcatcatcatttttgaaccattttatacaaacaaaaaatacttgtataaattatataccctaaagcacgcccatgaatcactctactcattggtgaaaaccgtatgaaaatccgttcagtagttttttagttagccgcatgttcactgatgcgattaatgcctgttagaattttacaaaataaaaaatacggaaattacggaaggtactttagtgcaaagtacattattgtataattataatattactggtaaaagtgatactttttgaaaattccgtaacaaataaacgggttcgccaaattcaattgtaaaaaaaaatacaaaaagtaaaaacaattaaaacatgcacttgggtttgaaccgtgaaacttaagaatggcggcgactgctttaccaaatgcgccatttagaagttagaagtagacttcaaattatgcatctcttttaatagctaacctagttcgcatgtgtgtgtgacagcttcgtgtttgtacacaaattgaaatgacaccaacttttgatgcaatgttttaatatgatatctgcagtaaatacttcaaaattgtagcttaacttaaagataatgtatgtaagatttcgccacctaacgtttcactgggtcagaactcaacactaaacgaataaatggaaaaaaatacgaaaaatgcagaagtaacgccatctgctgacgcagcgttacctagctgactgacacGCATCACCTTAAGACTAAAAACTTTAGGATAATGAAAATCAGAATGATAAATTGTAGGTATTATTTTCGAATAGGTTTCGTTAATCACATATGATTCGGCAGTAAGCACGTGATATCGATTATGATCCATTAATTAATGTCCTACAAAGGTCTCAGATGTAGAGTGGAAGATTTTGAATATGAGCAAGGCTCCTTCATCTAGGTGTCCTTGCGCACTGggctatttaatattttattttctttcacctGATGTCTTACATTGCTATACAGATCCGATGAAGACGACGCAAGTGGCGGGAAATATACAAGGATGGAGGAGGACAATATTCAAGACAAAGAGAGGTTTGCGAGGTAAGTAATGCTAAAAATGTCCATGAGAGACATTCACCACATTGACCACACTGGCCTTTCATCGAGTGGATCGTTTTCTTCATTTCAAAAATAGGTATATCCGAATATTTACAACATACAATACCCACTGTGTTCATTGCAGATTTACCACGAAATAGCTTTTTTTTCCGTGACTTTCTCACGCAAGACGGAACCACGATTACGCCACTCAATATctattaatttacataattgtTATTAAGAGGCAGTTTACTACGAGCTCAATTTGAAGGCCTCCGCCTTTCCCATAACCGTCTATTGTTAAGTTGCTATGTGATGATTGAAAACGTGTCTTATCACGCGATACGCGCAGCTTTCGCGCTTAAAAATATTCGCAATAATGATATTAGTCTGCTTAAGTTTACGACATACTAGGTATAATAAGATGATTACTTTAAACCcgtttatgtcttttcattATCATACCTCACGTCGAATCCCTTTTAGAAAGTTACTCCGAtagatttttactttttattataataaacttcTTAGTGTTTGGCTCATTTACGTTATTTATAGAGCTAAACTGTTCTCGTGAGCAGCATTTATAAAGTGGATAAGGAAAGTAACAATATGCGCTGTTTTAGTCGCGAGAATCACTGCGAGATCGAACGCCGCCGGCGGAACAAGATGACAGCGTATATCACGGAACTATCTGACATGGTTCCAACATGCTCCGCCCTCGCACGCAAGCCCGACAAGCTCACCATACTGCGGATGGCTGTGGCACACATGAAAGCTTTGAGaggtaatttaatttgtaatagTTATAAAACCTGCAACGTAAGTATGAAGTACTATTTTTTACGTTCACATCTCTTCCAGGCACCGGCAATACTTCCACTGATGGTACCTACAAACCGTCTTTCTTAACTGACCAGGAACTAAAGCACTTGATTCTTGAAGCAGCCGACGGATTCCTGTTCGTTGTGAGCTGCGACACCGGCCGCATTATTTATGTTAGTGACAGCATAGCTCCAGTACTGAACTACTCTCAGGTATATACCAACTTATTTTATCTTCACTTTCGATATAATATCCTTTATTTGCAGTTGAATATGTTACATTTTGGATTGTTTGTCTACAGGGAGAATGGTACTCGTCGTGCTTATATGATCAGGTACATCCTGATGACGTCGAAAAGGTGCGAGAACAATTGAGCACCCAGGAGCCCCAGAACACGGGGCGTATTTTAGATCTGAAGACTGGAACTGTTAAAAAAGAGGGACATCAATGTAAGTAGTCGAAAACTATTAAAACATTTGATTGTGTGTGCTCTGATTTCAGATTTCAAGTTGTTCTTTCTTTTTAGCATCCATGCGTCAAGTGATGGGTTCGCGGCGCGGGTTCATCTGTCGCATGCGTGTCGGAGGGTCGGCCGAGGGCGCCCATCTCGGCCGCCTGCGCGCGCGCAACTCGCTGGGTCCGTCGCACGACGGCCACAACTATGCCGTCGTCCATTGTACTGGATATATTAAAAACTGGCCTCCTACAGGTAGTGTTTAAACAGAGATGTATCAAATAGTAACATTTAATGCTAGCTTTAGCAATTTCGCGTGAGTTTattaattttagattttttaagttCTATGAGCTTCTATGTTTACTTTGAGAAGCTGCCGAATTGTTTCTAAAGCTAACAtatgtaattttgtattaattgatATTGACTGAGTTAGGGATTAAAATAGACATAACTTTATCGATTGTGGGACATCAGATCTGTTTCCAGGCATGCAGATGGACCGCCCGGTGGAAGACGAGCTCCATGCTTCACATTGCTGTCTCGTCGCCATCGGAAGATTACAGGTAAGCTGGCAATCACAATtggatataaaattatattatttctgtGTTGTATCTTGTACACAATGAACTTCGCGTCCAAATATAGGAACAAGTTGTAtttgtttgattattttatCACCTCCATCATTGAACAATATCTAACGGATTCTGCTAAAACCGGACATTGAATAaccaatttgaattttgaaataaCATTAGGAActactgtgttgccatttaagACGCTGCTCGCTCGACGTTGCTTGGTCTCCGTCATTGTAACCGATGTTTGCCGTGGTTGTCAGGTGACATCAACACCAAACGCGTCGGAGAGCAGCGtgtgcggcggcggcgtggaGTTCGTGTCGCGGCACTCGGCGGACGGGCGGTTCACGTTCGCGGACCAGCGCGCCACGCAGGTGGTCGGGTACGCGCCCGCCGACCTGCTCGGGAAACTGTGCTACGAGTTCTACCACCCCGAGGACCAACAGCATATGAGGGACAACTTTGACCAAGGTCAGCAATTTGCTCGTGTACTAggctcaagataaattatgaaattctgattactaaataaacacagatctaaaactaacgtgaaacattttctatttacgtaataataagttcgatattttatcacgctttcctatgacatcacagtgtacattttcatacaaattccatagtaatgtcgtgttttaacgtttagtaaaaagtaactgatttaactgccaccctatttaaaatatctggtaAAGGTCTTAGGGTATTAcctcgtaaaaataaatatgtttaactGACACGTACGCACGTATGCGTGCGTGTACGTGTGTTATAGAATTTACTGCGAGGCAAATTCGACTACTGTAAAATGATGCTTTATATTTCTTTGTAGAGTTTCATTCTGCATATTCTTATAAAATATCACCTGGCCTAGATCAAGTTAGCGTGACTTTaacttataatttttattttgatgaccTCAAGTATCTGTGATGCGATGAATATTAGTAGATGTCTACTAagatgtacttatataatatttttgtcttGCAGTGCTGAAATTAAAGGGCCAAATAATCTCTTTGATGTACCGGTTTCGCACCAAAAGCAGAGAGTGGGTTTGGCTGAGAACTTCCGCCTTCGCCTTCTTAAATCCATACAACGACGACGTAGAATATATCGTTTGCACAAATACCTTGGCTAAGTGAGTAGTATTCTcggcattttatttatttcattaattatttctGTGATCATCGCAACATACCTAATGATCAAATTGTAGACTATTATATCATACTGCGATCACTGACTAACCTGTATTATAATGTTCACCATGCTTAGTAGCGATCATAGTGCGATTATACAAAAAAAGTATCGCTCTTGCGCTTGCGGTTCTACTACCAAGCGTATCACAAGTAAAGACCGATATGAATAAATGGTTTTATTGCCCACTCGTGGCACCTGCTGCCTATGTTTCACGAGACAGATCCTTACAGTATATAAACGAAGTGAGGTATGTCTAAAGCTTGTTGTGTTCCCAGTCGTTCGTTGGGCAGTACAGCGGGCGAGGCGGCGCCCGAGGAGAACTACGACTACCACCTGCGGCACCGGGACGTGTACCAGGCGCAGGCGCAGGCGCAGCCTCCCGCCATACACCAGCAGCATCACGCGCCGCCAGGTACATATTCACTACACTTTCGCTTTTATCTTGCTATAGGTATAAACACTGAGCATGTATGAAGATTtagatgagagtggaagaagcaagtggtgtgtcaggatcgtagttagTGGTATTTCGTGGTCACTGTCTAGTGGGAATTTATTATGTATTAGGGCTATGCACACAAATAGCGAGATGGCCATGCGACATTGCGTGTTGCGCTGTTGTCTCAAGGATGTTGCTGGTTAAAGTTAAAACAACTCATGGTATATGTAAAAACATAACTTTATCAGACATCTTAGTGGAATAAAAAGGGGTTGTTTGTAAACATATTATTTTGACAGCCTTATTTAGCAATGAGGCTGATTGTGCTTCTTATGTCCAcatgtaatattgttttatgtGAAATAGAGCTATTTATTAAGTGTACTGTGCTTGGTACACATAACAGTTACCTCTATTTGCACTAGTCGTAGTGGTCAGTCAACGTTAGGTGTTACTGTGGAAGCCAGTAGGCTTACGTATGTGCGTCCCGCAGTAGGCGCGGCGGCGCACGCGCGCTCCCCGGGCGAGGCGGGCGCGCCGGCCGCGGGCTACGCGCCGCACTACGCGCCCGAGTACTCGCCGCACAGGCCCGCCAACACGCCGCCGCACACCACCTGGACCACCCTGCGCCCGGTTCGTACGCAAcacgttttgtttatttaaaggtCCTTCTCATAAGGTTTAAATGTCAATTGGAGTATCAAATAAGTAGAAGAAGTTCAAGATACAGAAACATTAAGAACAACAAAAACACAATTTAAACAGCGACTGACCCAAGTTTTCGCCTGTCAACTTGGAAGTATATAAGatgccgtggtcgtatgccaatctgtcctaaaagtTTGCTTATCACGGCATTCGACCACGGCTGTCTTCTTGTGTTTTTATTCTGAAGAATTTCACAGAAATATagctattttcttgtttcatactttttagagcgtgattttgccgtagtcgggttttagtttttaaactttattttttttataatgtcttTAAATGTAAGTTATACTGtgggaaaaagaaaacaaaagcaatATAATGTGTGTTATGTATGCAGGGCGGCGCCGGCAACGAGACGTACGCGTACAGCGGcgaggcgggcggcgcggcgggcgcggccgcgTCCCCCGCGCgctcgccgcccgcgcccgcctaCCTGCCGCCCGCCGCGCACTACCACCACCCGCACCCCACGCACGGTCAGTACCTCCGCCGCCACCACCACCACTCCCAGGGCTCGAGATCGGTGATCCATGAACGACCAACTGATTACTGTAGCGGTGTTTGATTCATTATAAATTTAGAAACTGCTATTGAAGATGGGTAGTATAAAGTGTAATATCCATGTGTTTGCTGTCGTAGGTATGTGGTCGTGGCAGGGCGGCGGCGCAGGCGGCGTGGCGCCGGCGCCGGGCGCTGAGGCGGGCCACGCGCCGCACGAGCTGTCCGACATGCTGCAGATACTGGACCAGAGCGGCGGCGCCACCTTCGAAGACCTCAATATCAACATGTTCAACTCCAACTTCGAATAGACTCAGTGAACCGCGTACCTAGCCTTGTATAATATACCACTACGTGCTCTGCCTCCGACGGTCCGTGCCGCGACTGCGCTTCGGATGATTtactataattaatattatttttatgaaattggGTGCCGCGTCGTTTGGACTGCGGATGAACGTCGTCGGCCGGTCGTGGCGGGTACCGGCATAATGAGCgtagtaatataaataaaaatagtggtACTTTTAATGTGAATAACGTTGTTCACTGACGCGCTCATTTTAAAAGTACTTCGTACCACACGTATTTTTAAAACTTAGTTATTACGAGTGAAACGGCGAATGAGTAAACACTGTACAGTTAGTTTAAAATACGAGTGCGGAAATACCATTTATTTAAGAATTGCGAAATACCCGTTATTTCGTGAAATAGCGGCAGCTGAATTATACCCGGTCGTTCAGTCCGTGCTCAGTATGTCGACTGTATTAAATCACTATTTACCATATCTGAAGTAATATTTATCCGAACAAAAATTTCGTAACGCTACACTAACTGCGAGTCTTATGATGACAactaattttatcaaaataaatattaagttatAATTTGCACAAACggttaattttgatacatttttaaaattggtAAAGTGGTAATTTTTGTTTagataaatatttgattttattatttgtaaatacataGTGATAAAGCGGTTTTGTGCTGGAGTACACTTGTAATTTGCAGGAACGTACAATGCTTTCCCAATATTTATCTGAAAATACATGAGACATAATTTAGCATCATTGTATTTCATAATATCACCTTTTATAAATATTCCTGCCCATTACCGAGGCACTCCAGCGTGCAGAGCTTGTATAAAACACTTTCTAAGTATTAGTGAAACAAACGGAACAATGAAAATAAGTATAGTAGTTTACTAGCTATTTCAATTGAAAAATTAAACACTTAATCATGCATCAGTATTGAAAGCCACATTGTAATAGCTGGTAAAATACAATACTAATTGAAATATTTGAAAGTTTTGGAAAGTGTTATAGGCAttaattttataagaaaattcataaatcaagattattttaaatttattttatttttataatttagcaaGGTAAAGATAGATACCTATTTTACGTAAGTAATGCATTTACgatttttcataattaaaattttaattttaattggttCTTTCATTAGATATACCAGAATTTTTgtaaaatgaatttttcattaTATTAAACGATATACACTGTATTTCTTTAGTTTTTATCGCCTCTTCTACCCTACTgatcaaagagaatataaattagCGTTTTAGTAATGATACTGATCACCGGTGTATTCGAAGATGCACCAGTGATTTTATAATCCTCTTTGATATAGTACCATAGAACCAGTAATACTTGGTCTTTGGAACCAGTAGGTACTCGGTACCCTTTGTCTAACAAATGAAACTCGTAAACCTTACAAATAAGAGTGGAAAACACAGGACCACGTAGGTATATTGCTTTTTGGGAAAATGTGGGAATGAAATGAACGGGTTCATGAAAGTTCTTTTCCGACAAAGACCAACCAATTTTCCGatcatacaataaattaaaaaaaatacatatatgacgttgacaatgaaggacttttcaatcggcgttccccaaaaacacgatagatggtgtTGTTAAGTTCTTTCTTCGTCTTTCtttttcgtttaaacttctaatttcataaataacttattatttactcgtagtggataacagacatgcatcttttatctttatcacGTTAAACGTGAACAACGCCACCTaacgtgtgtttggggaacgtcgattggaaagtccctcattgctcCTTATTATCATTATGATAtctataaaaacttttttttagatttaaataaaaaaataaatatatttaacttTCATTGTTGGTTTAAACTGTCACATGATCTTTTGTGCTGTTATATTTAAAGCAATGTATAACGAATGTTGAAAACAACCATTCTTTATCCATTCCTTTAGAGTGTGGAGCAAGGTGGAGTTGTCACAGCTGTCTGTTACTAATAAGAATTTCTTATCAGACAAGTTCAGACGACCGAATTCCACAGGTATTATTTTAAGCATGCACGAGGTATGCACGGGGTGAAATTGAATTTGGCACTTAATAGTTTTTGGTTAAACTTTGAGCAAAGGCAATAAGTTAATTCTGCCGATTTGACCCCCGCTAGTCCGTTTTATAATGAGTGTTTTATTTAAGGGAAGACCACTTTaagtgttttgtgtgttgtagGTATTGgaattacaaaagaaaaaaatatataattaattaggtTACGGTCTTTTTGACGGGAACAGCGACGGGAtaattgctttcttcattgaataatctaaataataaatacgaagtGGTGATTTGTGGTTAAAGATCGCaataagttagtcggaaaactttATCGTAATAAGTATTtagtaaacaaagtgtacctaactattttcgcttcgtgacAAGTACCTGCTTCGTAACTCAAAAGTTTCTGCGGACTTTTGAATTAATTCGTTtgaggttcggagtaggagcTGCTCCGAGGGATCGAAAACACAATAAAGCTTCTGGACATTGTCACTGTATAATCTTGATGCAAAGGCGCAGGAGCAAGGCTTGAGTCGACGCATTTATAACGAAGTAGCACAGGAAAATATTACGAAAAATTCAACAACGAAACAACCCATGGTGCCCACcgatcaaataaaaaaacatcaatGTCACTGAGCTGCCATTGTGCAAAATGGCGCGGTTGACATTGCCCCCGTCCCCTATAGGCCGAAAACTTTTTCTTTGAACTAGCCATGAAGTTTGTCATATAAATTACTTTGGTCTGTGATTACTAtattctttggagtttgtgaAATTGTGTGTAAACGTAAAGGATTGTGTGGAACTGTGGATTGTAAAATCAGCAGAAGCCAAGTTTACAAATATTACACGATTTTGAAATACTAAAATGACTGACTGAAAGTGCAGTGTTTCATTTCATTACTGTGCGTAGAAAAATTGCTGGAATATGGCCAGGTCAACGAAGACAGCACAAGAATTCATCCAATCCTCCTTCTCACCCATCGTTGGGATACTGTGCAGCCCCAAAGTTGAAAATGTGGTTTCTAAGAACAACTTATCCTTCACCGAACTACTGCAACCATTTGCTGCTATGGACTGGGAAGGTAATGCATATATGAGAAGTAGGTACTGTATTGCATGTAAATAATATGTTCTTGTTGTATTTCTTACTGTTTTTTTATCGTCATTTTATGTTCTGAATTCA
The Pectinophora gossypiella chromosome 2, ilPecGoss1.1, whole genome shotgun sequence genome window above contains:
- the LOC126377720 gene encoding aryl hydrocarbon receptor nuclear translocator homolog isoform X2 — protein: MSAVAPTIPGADPAKDIQKRRAGSIGSDEDDASGGKYTRMEEDNIQDKERFASRENHCEIERRRRNKMTAYITELSDMVPTCSALARKPDKLTILRMAVAHMKALRGTGNTSTDGTYKPSFLTDQELKHLILEAADGFLFVVSCDTGRIIYVSDSIAPVLNYSQGEWYSSCLYDQVHPDDVEKVREQLSTQEPQNTGRILDLKTGTVKKEGHQSSMRQVMGSRRGFICRMRVGGSAEGAHLGRLRARNSLGPSHDGHNYAVVHCTGYIKNWPPTGMQMDRPVEDELHASHCCLVAIGRLQVTSTPNASESSVCGGGVEFVSRHSADGRFTFADQRATQVVGYAPADLLGKLCYEFYHPEDQQHMRDNFDQVLKLKGQIISLMYRFRTKSREWVWLRTSAFAFLNPYNDDVEYIVCTNTLANRSLGSTAGEAAPEENYDYHLRHRDVYQAQAQAQPPAIHQQHHAPPVGAAAHARSPGEAGAPAAGYAPHYAPEYSPHRPANTPPHTTWTTLRPGGAGNETYAYSGEAGGAAGAAASPARSPPAPAYLPPAAHYHHPHPTHGMWSWQGGGAGGVAPAPGAEAGHAPHELSDMLQILDQSGGATFEDLNINMFNSNFE
- the LOC126377720 gene encoding aryl hydrocarbon receptor nuclear translocator homolog isoform X3, which encodes MSLLTDVCRGSHYPRSDEDDASGGKYTRMEEDNIQDKERFASRENHCEIERRRRNKMTAYITELSDMVPTCSALARKPDKLTILRMAVAHMKALRGTGNTSTDGTYKPSFLTDQELKHLILEAADGFLFVVSCDTGRIIYVSDSIAPVLNYSQGEWYSSCLYDQVHPDDVEKVREQLSTQEPQNTGRILDLKTGTVKKEGHQSSMRQVMGSRRGFICRMRVGGSAEGAHLGRLRARNSLGPSHDGHNYAVVHCTGYIKNWPPTDLFPGMQMDRPVEDELHASHCCLVAIGRLQVTSTPNASESSVCGGGVEFVSRHSADGRFTFADQRATQVVGYAPADLLGKLCYEFYHPEDQQHMRDNFDQVLKLKGQIISLMYRFRTKSREWVWLRTSAFAFLNPYNDDVEYIVCTNTLANRSLGSTAGEAAPEENYDYHLRHRDVYQAQAQAQPPAIHQQHHAPPVGAAAHARSPGEAGAPAAGYAPHYAPEYSPHRPANTPPHTTWTTLRPGGAGNETYAYSGEAGGAAGAAASPARSPPAPAYLPPAAHYHHPHPTHGMWSWQGGGAGGVAPAPGAEAGHAPHELSDMLQILDQSGGATFEDLNINMFNSNFE
- the LOC126377720 gene encoding aryl hydrocarbon receptor nuclear translocator homolog isoform X1; its protein translation is MSAVAPTIPGADPAKDIQKRRAGSIGSDEDDASGGKYTRMEEDNIQDKERFASRENHCEIERRRRNKMTAYITELSDMVPTCSALARKPDKLTILRMAVAHMKALRGTGNTSTDGTYKPSFLTDQELKHLILEAADGFLFVVSCDTGRIIYVSDSIAPVLNYSQGEWYSSCLYDQVHPDDVEKVREQLSTQEPQNTGRILDLKTGTVKKEGHQSSMRQVMGSRRGFICRMRVGGSAEGAHLGRLRARNSLGPSHDGHNYAVVHCTGYIKNWPPTDLFPGMQMDRPVEDELHASHCCLVAIGRLQVTSTPNASESSVCGGGVEFVSRHSADGRFTFADQRATQVVGYAPADLLGKLCYEFYHPEDQQHMRDNFDQVLKLKGQIISLMYRFRTKSREWVWLRTSAFAFLNPYNDDVEYIVCTNTLANRSLGSTAGEAAPEENYDYHLRHRDVYQAQAQAQPPAIHQQHHAPPVGAAAHARSPGEAGAPAAGYAPHYAPEYSPHRPANTPPHTTWTTLRPGGAGNETYAYSGEAGGAAGAAASPARSPPAPAYLPPAAHYHHPHPTHGMWSWQGGGAGGVAPAPGAEAGHAPHELSDMLQILDQSGGATFEDLNINMFNSNFE